In one window of Armatimonadota bacterium DNA:
- a CDS encoding VWA domain-containing protein: MSRNVFLKAFGMRRGVGLAAMLAALVVLGGATPAPADGILIPERPDAPNFAVKYHRVDVTIEGQAATTKIDQVFENRSGREQEAVYVFPLPHGASVREFTLYDQGQPLHAELLNRDKAREIYESIVRKRRDPALLEYVGRDTYRVRVFPIPAHGTKRIQMEYTELLAYDSGVVSYVYPLSTEKFSSAPIEEVRVAIKVESRTPIRAVYSPTHEMQVDKADAHTAFATLEEHGTRPSLDLVLHYTVSEKDVGTSVLTYKESGEDGFFLVMAAPSPQLARKDVQPKDVAFVLDQSGSMSGEKIEQAKGALAFCLNSLNENDRFRIITFSNTVRVHGVGNRLKPASRENVREARKLVEDMTAGGGTDIHSALDTALGMDFDDKRASYVVFLTDGLPTVGQTDIGTIAKDVEKWNAQGGDRRARLFVFGAGYDVNTIFLEQLAQNNGGVTEYVRPKEDIEVKVSRFFAKVAQPVLTRVALDVAEVETYDVFPAEMPDLFAGSQLLVFGRYRAEKPVMAKVSLTGYASPERKRFATSVRFPTSQREHDYIAPLWASRKIGWLLDQIMVHGEEKELVDEVIALSTRYGILTEYTAFLAEEGSRIEFEEARSITMSNVDAGLKGPAGAAGPAGPVGSWATSQRQNAQMLRSQSNLAAQNVQLDRAGDAFRYEQAQTRNNQAFFNRGGNWEDARYKEGVQQVVQVKAYSEAYFQLTRRRPELNQYFSQGPRVLVVTNGQAIQIGDEGKDVFTEQELDELLGDRHASSVGDDAAEPTDDAVALASHAPRATAVGILMLLLGCALAGLCHRSTGTRRGV; the protein is encoded by the coding sequence ATGTCTCGCAACGTGTTCCTGAAGGCTTTCGGCATGCGGCGTGGGGTCGGCCTGGCCGCCATGCTGGCCGCACTGGTGGTCTTGGGCGGCGCGACTCCTGCACCCGCGGACGGCATCCTCATTCCCGAGCGTCCCGACGCCCCCAATTTCGCGGTCAAGTACCACCGCGTGGACGTCACCATCGAGGGCCAAGCGGCGACCACGAAGATTGACCAGGTTTTCGAGAACCGCTCCGGTCGAGAGCAGGAGGCGGTGTATGTCTTCCCTCTGCCGCACGGCGCGTCGGTGCGCGAGTTCACGCTCTACGACCAAGGACAGCCGCTGCACGCGGAACTCCTCAACCGAGACAAGGCCCGTGAGATCTACGAGAGCATCGTGAGAAAGCGCCGCGACCCGGCGCTGCTGGAGTACGTCGGGAGGGACACATATCGCGTGCGCGTGTTCCCGATTCCAGCACATGGCACGAAGCGCATTCAGATGGAGTACACTGAGCTTCTCGCGTACGACAGCGGCGTCGTGAGCTACGTCTATCCGCTGAGCACGGAGAAGTTCTCGTCCGCGCCGATCGAGGAAGTGCGCGTGGCGATCAAGGTCGAGTCCAGGACACCCATTCGCGCAGTGTACTCCCCCACCCACGAGATGCAAGTGGACAAAGCAGACGCGCACACGGCTTTCGCCACCCTCGAGGAGCACGGCACAAGGCCGAGCCTCGATCTCGTCCTGCACTATACGGTATCTGAGAAGGACGTCGGTACGAGCGTGTTGACCTACAAGGAATCGGGGGAGGATGGCTTCTTCCTCGTCATGGCCGCGCCGTCGCCGCAGCTCGCGAGGAAGGATGTGCAGCCCAAAGATGTCGCGTTCGTGCTCGACCAGTCCGGAAGCATGTCGGGGGAGAAGATCGAGCAGGCGAAGGGCGCGCTGGCGTTCTGTCTCAACAGTCTCAATGAGAACGACCGGTTCCGCATCATCACTTTCAGCAATACCGTGAGGGTGCACGGGGTCGGCAACCGGCTGAAGCCGGCCTCGCGCGAGAACGTGCGCGAGGCGCGGAAGCTCGTGGAGGACATGACCGCGGGCGGCGGGACGGACATCCACTCCGCGCTGGACACGGCGCTTGGGATGGATTTCGACGACAAGCGCGCGAGCTATGTCGTGTTCCTGACCGACGGATTGCCGACGGTCGGGCAGACGGACATCGGCACGATTGCGAAAGACGTCGAGAAATGGAACGCGCAGGGCGGCGATCGGCGAGCCCGCTTGTTCGTCTTCGGTGCGGGCTACGACGTCAACACGATCTTCCTGGAGCAGCTCGCTCAGAACAACGGAGGGGTGACGGAGTACGTGCGGCCCAAGGAAGACATCGAAGTCAAGGTTTCGCGCTTCTTCGCGAAGGTCGCCCAGCCGGTGCTGACCCGGGTGGCGCTGGACGTCGCCGAAGTCGAGACCTATGACGTGTTTCCTGCGGAAATGCCGGACCTGTTCGCCGGGTCGCAGCTGCTCGTGTTCGGGCGTTACCGCGCCGAGAAGCCGGTGATGGCCAAAGTCTCACTGACCGGCTACGCCTCGCCTGAGCGCAAGCGATTCGCGACGTCGGTGCGGTTCCCGACATCGCAGCGCGAGCACGACTACATTGCCCCATTATGGGCAAGCAGGAAGATCGGCTGGCTGCTCGATCAGATCATGGTGCACGGCGAAGAGAAGGAACTGGTTGACGAGGTAATCGCGCTGAGCACACGATACGGCATCCTGACCGAGTACACGGCATTCCTGGCTGAGGAAGGGAGCCGAATCGAATTCGAAGAGGCGCGGAGCATCACCATGAGCAACGTGGACGCAGGCCTGAAGGGGCCGGCCGGGGCCGCGGGGCCGGCGGGCCCGGTCGGGTCGTGGGCGACGTCGCAGAGGCAGAACGCGCAGATGCTCAGGAGTCAGTCCAACCTCGCCGCGCAGAACGTGCAGCTCGACCGCGCTGGGGATGCCTTCCGATATGAGCAAGCGCAGACGCGCAACAACCAGGCTTTCTTCAATCGCGGCGGGAATTGGGAGGACGCGCGGTACAAGGAAGGCGTGCAACAGGTGGTGCAAGTGAAAGCCTACAGCGAGGCCTACTTCCAGTTGACGCGAAGGCGGCCGGAGCTGAATCAGTATTTCTCCCAGGGCCCGCGCGTGCTTGTGGTGACGAATGGCCAGGCGATACAGATCGGCGACGAAGGCAAGGATGTGTTCACGGAGCAGGAGCTTGACGAACTGCTCGGAGACCGGCACGCCAGCTCGGTAGGCGACGACGCTGCTGAGCCGACAGATGACGCGGTGGCACTCGCGTCTCACGCCCCTCGCGCAACCGCAGTGGGCATCCTCATGCTCCTACTGGGCTGCGCACTGGCGGGACTGTGCCACCGATCAACCGGGACGAGGCGCGGGGTGTAG
- a CDS encoding TIGR04282 family arsenosugar biosynthesis glycosyltransferase → MGFTFGLVIFAREPKPGEVKSRLAADIGAERAARLYQGFLQDTVAAASRLRDARPFIAWAGASLSSTAWIERACPGIEVFPQQGDNLGERIADAWARARARECERVVIVGSDSPSLPVSRITAAARHLRGADIVLGPTRDGGYYLIAGRSLDPHMLDDIPWSTPEAHAQTRSAAERRELRVDLLATWYDVDTVDDLRFLAAHLRAIEARGAPTPCPATRAALRELRLSDCPPRIGVVIPALNEESSIGRVLDDIPPELASEVIVVDNGSTDGTAAVARSHGARVVSEPERGYGAACLRGVSALDRADLVVFLDADYSDHPEEMIGLVAPILERRADLVIGSRTAGTRERGALPSHSVFGNWLAGRMLWLLHGQRATDLGPFRAIRADALMELGMADRAFGWTMEMQAKAARAGLRVAEVPVSYRRRIGKSKITGTITGSAKAGAAIIGMALRSLCWRPDRFV, encoded by the coding sequence ATGGGCTTCACTTTCGGCCTGGTCATCTTTGCGCGGGAGCCGAAACCGGGCGAGGTGAAGAGTCGTCTCGCCGCAGACATCGGGGCGGAGCGCGCGGCGCGTCTCTATCAAGGCTTCCTGCAGGACACCGTGGCTGCCGCATCGCGTCTGCGCGATGCGCGGCCCTTCATCGCGTGGGCGGGCGCGTCTCTCTCGAGCACAGCCTGGATCGAGCGCGCGTGCCCTGGAATCGAGGTGTTCCCCCAGCAGGGCGATAACCTCGGAGAGCGCATCGCCGACGCTTGGGCGCGCGCTCGAGCGCGCGAGTGTGAGCGCGTGGTCATCGTCGGATCCGACAGCCCGAGCTTGCCGGTATCGCGCATCACGGCGGCCGCGCGCCATCTGCGCGGGGCCGACATCGTGCTCGGCCCCACACGCGACGGAGGCTACTATCTGATCGCCGGTCGCTCACTCGACCCGCACATGCTGGATGACATCCCGTGGAGCACCCCCGAAGCGCACGCGCAGACTCGATCGGCCGCTGAGCGCCGGGAGTTGCGGGTCGATTTGCTTGCCACATGGTACGACGTGGACACGGTTGACGATCTGCGCTTCCTGGCTGCGCACCTGCGCGCGATCGAAGCCCGCGGCGCGCCGACGCCCTGCCCTGCAACCCGCGCTGCGTTGCGCGAATTGCGGCTCTCGGATTGTCCGCCGCGCATCGGCGTAGTCATTCCGGCGCTGAATGAGGAATCGTCCATCGGCCGCGTGCTGGACGACATCCCCCCCGAGCTTGCGTCGGAAGTCATCGTGGTGGACAACGGCAGCACGGACGGCACGGCGGCGGTCGCCCGATCTCACGGAGCTCGCGTGGTCTCCGAGCCGGAGCGCGGTTACGGAGCGGCGTGTCTGCGCGGAGTCTCGGCACTCGATCGCGCGGACCTCGTCGTCTTCCTCGACGCGGACTACAGCGACCACCCCGAGGAAATGATTGGGTTGGTTGCTCCGATCCTGGAACGGCGCGCCGACCTGGTCATCGGCTCGCGCACGGCGGGAACCCGCGAGCGAGGCGCCTTGCCTTCGCATTCCGTGTTCGGCAATTGGCTTGCCGGGCGGATGCTGTGGCTGCTTCACGGACAGCGCGCGACGGATCTCGGGCCGTTTCGGGCGATTCGCGCGGACGCGCTCATGGAACTGGGGATGGCGGATCGCGCGTTCGGCTGGACGATGGAGATGCAGGCGAAGGCAGCACGAGCGGGCCTGCGCGTCGCGGAGGTGCCGGTCAGCTATCGCCGTCGCATTGGGAAGTCCAAGATAACCGGCACTATTACCGGTTCCGCAAAGGCGGGCGCCGCGATTATCGGGATGGCTCTGCGGAGCCTGTGCTGGCGACCCGACCGATTCGTCTGA
- a CDS encoding DUF2029 domain-containing protein yields the protein MVSIPAHAVLCGLGLAIAVGLWMLHTPADGPWGSRFIAGQAIAFAAYLGALALARSGRLRGVAALTLMLAFALGLRAVTWVRAPRLSTDFYRYIWDGRVANAGINPYRYAPANPKLSHLRDDLWRPINHKRVPTIYPPAAQILFAGLWRVPGGPERTFRCAFVLFDLAALGLVWMLLVRLRRPREWLVAYAWHPLVITEFVAGAHVDVVGVCFLLAALVLAPPANDRRVGWSAAALGLSIMTKGYALAALPFMFRRHGWRYPAWVAVTCAAVTAPFLGAGAALFGGLTQYVARWRSNASLLLWIERAVAPLTNDEAVAAKAIVLAALIVLAIWLMLRATRDDGDPVRNTFIILSAALLLGGPVLPWYVAWTVPFLCLWPVAGWVLFTGLASVAYYTHWSLPDAVSPAKQVEYGVVYAALAIEGAWRLFRLRRIGRVASTGSAEPSR from the coding sequence GTGGTTTCGATTCCGGCTCATGCCGTGCTATGTGGGCTCGGGCTTGCGATTGCGGTCGGGCTGTGGATGCTGCACACGCCCGCCGACGGGCCCTGGGGGTCGCGCTTCATCGCGGGTCAAGCCATCGCCTTCGCGGCTTACCTCGGCGCGCTCGCGCTGGCGCGGAGCGGCCGCCTCCGCGGTGTCGCTGCGCTCACGCTAATGCTGGCGTTCGCTCTAGGCCTGCGTGCGGTGACGTGGGTGCGCGCGCCGCGCTTGTCCACCGACTTCTATCGCTACATCTGGGACGGCCGGGTTGCCAACGCCGGGATCAACCCGTATCGTTACGCGCCCGCAAACCCGAAGCTGAGCCATCTCCGCGACGACCTGTGGCGTCCCATCAACCACAAGCGCGTCCCAACCATCTACCCGCCTGCCGCGCAGATCCTGTTCGCCGGGCTGTGGCGCGTGCCCGGCGGCCCGGAGCGCACCTTCCGGTGCGCATTCGTGTTGTTTGATCTCGCGGCGCTCGGCCTGGTGTGGATGCTGCTCGTCCGCCTGCGTAGGCCCCGCGAATGGCTCGTGGCGTATGCCTGGCATCCGCTGGTGATCACCGAGTTCGTGGCTGGCGCCCATGTGGACGTTGTCGGGGTATGCTTCCTGCTCGCCGCCTTGGTCCTGGCGCCTCCGGCGAATGACAGACGGGTCGGCTGGTCGGCGGCGGCGCTCGGCCTGTCCATTATGACCAAGGGCTACGCGTTGGCGGCGCTGCCGTTCATGTTCCGGCGCCATGGTTGGCGATACCCGGCATGGGTAGCGGTCACGTGTGCTGCGGTCACCGCGCCGTTTCTGGGGGCTGGCGCCGCGCTCTTTGGCGGGCTGACCCAATACGTCGCCCGGTGGCGGTCGAACGCCAGCCTGCTGCTGTGGATCGAGCGTGCGGTGGCGCCGCTGACGAATGACGAAGCAGTCGCGGCAAAGGCGATCGTCCTGGCCGCGCTGATTGTGCTCGCTATCTGGCTCATGCTGCGCGCGACGCGCGATGACGGGGATCCCGTGCGCAACACATTCATCATTCTCAGCGCGGCGCTGCTCCTGGGTGGCCCGGTTCTGCCGTGGTATGTCGCGTGGACCGTGCCGTTCCTCTGCCTCTGGCCTGTCGCCGGATGGGTGCTGTTCACGGGGCTGGCTTCAGTGGCATACTACACTCACTGGTCGCTGCCGGACGCGGTGTCGCCGGCAAAGCAAGTCGAATACGGCGTGGTGTACGCCGCACTGGCCATCGAAGGCGCCTGGCGCCTTTTCCGCCTCAGACGAATCGGTCGGGTCGCCAGCACAGGCTCCGCAGAGCCATCCCGATAA
- a CDS encoding DNA alkylation repair protein has translation MRYEAIMKRLKSLADPRAVEGMARFGINPRNTYGASMPALRRIAKEIRRDHGLAQRLWDSDIHDARILAGLVDDPKLVTERQMERWVRDFDSWDVCDQCCSNLFDKTPFAYEKALEWSARDEEFVKRAGFVLMAALSVHDKGATDESFESFLPIIKREAGDDRNFVRKAINWALRQIGKRNPRLNRKAIRTANEILAASPRRTNWVASDALRELTSDAVRTRLSRRKAQAQP, from the coding sequence ATGCGATACGAAGCGATCATGAAGCGCCTGAAGTCGCTTGCCGACCCGCGAGCGGTCGAGGGCATGGCGCGGTTCGGCATCAACCCGCGCAACACGTACGGGGCCTCGATGCCTGCCCTGCGGCGTATAGCGAAAGAGATCCGCCGCGACCACGGTCTCGCGCAGCGCTTGTGGGATTCAGACATCCACGACGCGCGCATACTCGCCGGCCTGGTTGACGACCCGAAGCTCGTGACGGAACGGCAAATGGAGCGGTGGGTCAGGGACTTTGATTCGTGGGATGTGTGCGACCAGTGCTGCAGTAATCTCTTCGACAAGACACCGTTTGCCTACGAGAAGGCGCTCGAATGGAGCGCGCGGGACGAGGAGTTCGTCAAACGCGCCGGGTTCGTCCTGATGGCCGCGTTGAGCGTCCACGACAAGGGCGCAACCGATGAATCGTTCGAAAGCTTCCTGCCCATCATCAAGCGCGAGGCCGGCGACGACAGAAACTTCGTCAGGAAAGCCATCAATTGGGCTCTGCGGCAAATCGGCAAGCGCAATCCTCGTCTGAATCGAAAGGCCATCAGGACGGCGAACGAGATTCTCGCCGCAAGTCCGCGGAGGACGAACTGGGTTGCCTCCGATGCCCTGCGCGAGCTGACCAGCGATGCGGTTAGGACGAGACTGAGCCGCAGGAAAGCACAGGCCCAGCCGTGA
- a CDS encoding exo-alpha-sialidase translates to MDVDLDVEIQRTKPDYVVYRPGSVDGSTYDTGNEHFLVFDGPDGSLMAVWTQSSHEGAGDHRIVFSRSDDEGATWIAPERLVGPMKPGEGYMASWGFPIVSRSGRIYVIYNQYHGIDDVLHQITGTMDCVYSDDMGKSWSSPQTIPMPRSPHDDPDPKVPSNWIVWQKPIRDLHGGWFTGFTRWVSKAVRTPPHKNSWCAWESVVEFMRFTNIDDNPEPKDINVEYSAWGDEALCVPYYDKPMLSVAQEPSLVRLPDQRLFCTMRTMSGYIWYSVSDDDGRTWRSPAPLLRRDHGQPILEPLCCCPIYELPDGRYVLLHHNNDGRFEGSQPEESGRNRRPAFIALGKYRPRAEQPIWFSESKQLMDNDGAGIGPLKRTDIGVYTSFTTRNSNNVLWHPDRKFFLLGKRITDEWLADLEVPQ, encoded by the coding sequence ATGGACGTCGATCTCGATGTTGAAATCCAGCGCACCAAGCCGGACTATGTGGTTTACAGGCCGGGGTCGGTGGACGGCTCCACTTATGATACGGGGAACGAGCACTTCCTCGTCTTCGACGGCCCGGACGGATCGCTCATGGCGGTGTGGACCCAGAGCAGCCACGAGGGGGCGGGGGATCATCGCATCGTCTTCTCGCGGTCGGACGACGAAGGGGCGACGTGGATCGCGCCGGAGCGCCTGGTCGGTCCGATGAAGCCGGGCGAGGGTTACATGGCAAGCTGGGGATTCCCGATCGTGTCGCGCTCCGGCCGCATTTACGTGATCTACAACCAGTACCACGGGATTGACGACGTGCTCCATCAGATCACGGGCACGATGGACTGCGTCTACAGCGACGACATGGGCAAGAGCTGGTCGTCGCCGCAGACGATCCCGATGCCGCGCAGCCCGCACGACGACCCCGATCCCAAGGTGCCGTCGAACTGGATCGTGTGGCAGAAACCGATTCGCGACTTGCACGGTGGCTGGTTCACGGGATTCACGCGGTGGGTGAGCAAGGCGGTGCGCACGCCGCCGCACAAGAACAGTTGGTGCGCGTGGGAGTCGGTCGTCGAGTTCATGCGCTTCACGAATATTGATGACAACCCCGAGCCGAAGGACATCAACGTCGAGTACTCGGCGTGGGGCGACGAGGCGCTGTGCGTTCCATACTACGACAAGCCGATGCTGAGCGTCGCGCAGGAGCCGAGCCTTGTTCGCCTTCCCGACCAGCGGCTGTTCTGCACCATGCGCACGATGAGCGGGTACATCTGGTACAGCGTGTCCGACGACGACGGGAGGACATGGCGCAGTCCGGCGCCTTTGCTGCGGCGCGATCATGGGCAGCCCATCTTGGAGCCGCTGTGCTGTTGCCCCATATACGAGCTTCCCGACGGGCGCTACGTTCTGCTGCACCACAACAATGACGGGCGCTTCGAGGGCAGCCAGCCCGAGGAATCCGGCCGCAACCGGCGCCCGGCCTTCATCGCGCTGGGCAAGTATCGTCCGCGCGCCGAGCAGCCGATCTGGTTCAGCGAGTCGAAGCAGCTCATGGACAATGACGGCGCGGGGATCGGGCCGCTCAAGCGCACCGACATCGGAGTCTACACGAGCTTCACGACGCGCAACAGCAACAACGTCCTGTGGCACCCCGACCGCAAGTTCTTCCTCCTCGGCAAGCGCATCACGGACGAATGGCTGGCTGACCTCGAAGTGCCGCAGTAA
- a CDS encoding VCBS repeat-containing protein, protein MKKSVLLWLAVAVSLVSGPGARARFERIAYNNPGLVVDLGVGLWAVPLPMDYDGDGDNDLLVATTNKPSNGIYFFENPDGAVGFPTFRPAVRLGDATGNIQISYPGDAYRILTPGRDHREFKSSLLTAGEPIPYEQSFYAGRANQWRMYDYDGDGALDLVIGVSDWREYGWDDAYNSDGVWTRGPLHGYLYVVRNVGTNEKPKYGEATQVAAGDKPLDVFGCPSPSLADWDSDSDLDIICGEFLDKLTYFENVGTQHAPRYAGGRFLKYEGRIITMDLQMIQPVAVDWDKDGDVDLIVGQEDGRVALLENTGTLMSGTPAFLPPRFFQQQADCVKVGVLVTPCSCDWDGDGDEDLICGDTAGYISFVENLDGGYPPKWGAPQYLEADGGTIRIQAGYNGSIQGPAEAKWGYTVPCVADWNHDGLLDIMVNSIWGEVLWYQNIGTRATPRLKYAQPVEVEWQGDPPKPEWNWWDPKGKQLVTQWRTSPAVIDLNGDGLNDLVMLDHEGYLAFFERRKAAGELQLLPGRRMFFNEDGSPLRLNAGRAGKSGRRKVVLVDWDRDGRLDILANSVNVDFLRNVSTDGGYVYRNMGPVDDMILAGHTTCPTVVDWDGNGVPDLLVGAEDGFLYYLENRHGS, encoded by the coding sequence ATGAAGAAGTCCGTGTTGCTGTGGCTGGCTGTCGCCGTGAGTCTGGTGTCGGGCCCGGGTGCGCGGGCGCGGTTCGAGCGGATTGCCTACAACAATCCCGGACTCGTCGTTGACCTGGGCGTGGGATTGTGGGCGGTGCCGCTGCCGATGGACTATGACGGCGACGGCGACAACGATCTGCTGGTAGCAACCACCAACAAGCCTTCCAACGGCATCTACTTCTTCGAGAACCCCGACGGCGCCGTCGGATTCCCAACATTCAGGCCGGCCGTACGCCTCGGTGATGCGACGGGCAACATTCAGATCTCATATCCAGGCGATGCCTACCGCATTCTGACTCCCGGCCGCGACCATCGTGAATTCAAGAGCAGTCTCCTGACCGCCGGGGAGCCGATCCCGTACGAGCAGAGCTTCTACGCCGGCCGCGCAAACCAATGGCGAATGTACGATTACGATGGCGACGGGGCGCTCGATCTGGTGATCGGTGTCAGCGATTGGCGCGAGTACGGCTGGGATGATGCGTACAACTCCGATGGTGTCTGGACGCGCGGCCCGCTGCACGGATACCTGTACGTCGTCAGAAACGTCGGAACCAACGAGAAGCCGAAGTACGGTGAAGCAACGCAGGTCGCGGCCGGCGACAAGCCGCTCGACGTCTTCGGCTGCCCCTCGCCGAGCCTCGCGGATTGGGATAGCGACAGCGACCTCGACATCATCTGCGGCGAGTTCCTCGACAAGCTGACGTATTTCGAGAACGTCGGAACGCAGCATGCTCCGCGCTATGCCGGCGGTCGGTTCCTGAAGTACGAGGGCAGGATCATCACGATGGATCTGCAGATGATCCAGCCCGTCGCTGTTGACTGGGACAAGGACGGCGATGTTGATCTTATCGTCGGGCAGGAGGATGGCCGCGTCGCATTGCTGGAGAATACGGGCACGTTGATGAGCGGCACGCCCGCCTTCCTGCCGCCGCGCTTTTTCCAGCAGCAGGCGGATTGCGTCAAGGTCGGCGTCCTCGTGACACCGTGCAGCTGCGACTGGGACGGCGATGGCGACGAGGACCTGATCTGCGGCGATACCGCGGGTTATATCAGCTTCGTCGAAAACCTCGACGGCGGGTATCCGCCGAAATGGGGCGCGCCGCAGTACCTGGAAGCCGATGGCGGCACGATACGCATACAAGCCGGTTACAACGGCTCAATCCAGGGGCCGGCCGAGGCCAAGTGGGGCTACACCGTGCCGTGCGTTGCGGATTGGAACCACGACGGCCTGCTCGACATTATGGTCAACTCGATCTGGGGCGAGGTGCTGTGGTACCAGAACATCGGAACGCGGGCCACGCCGCGGCTCAAGTACGCACAGCCCGTGGAGGTTGAATGGCAAGGCGACCCGCCGAAGCCGGAATGGAACTGGTGGGATCCCAAGGGCAAGCAACTCGTGACCCAGTGGCGGACGAGCCCTGCTGTGATTGATCTCAACGGCGATGGCCTCAACGACCTCGTGATGTTGGATCACGAGGGCTATCTCGCGTTCTTCGAACGGCGTAAGGCCGCGGGCGAGTTGCAGTTGCTACCGGGCAGGCGCATGTTTTTCAACGAAGACGGCAGCCCGCTTCGATTGAACGCAGGTCGCGCCGGCAAGAGCGGACGGCGCAAGGTCGTGCTCGTGGACTGGGATCGCGACGGCCGGCTTGATATCCTGGCTAACAGCGTCAACGTGGATTTCCTGCGCAATGTATCGACTGATGGCGGCTACGTCTATCGCAACATGGGGCCGGTGGATGACATGATTCTCGCCGGGCACACCACGTGCCCGACCGTCGTGGACTGGGACGGGAACGGGGTGCCCGATCTGCTCGTGGGCGCGGAGGATGGATTTCTCTACTATCTGGAGAACCGTCACGGCTCCTAG
- a CDS encoding right-handed parallel beta-helix repeat-containing protein: protein MRHLFVLAISGLACTVCQAAMRRVPDDFKTIGGAVQAAAAGDTILVAPGTYRERVVLPSAIHLIGEDAETCVITGEAAGDGAVVTVTGHSRMAGLTIRDGETGILLRAGASLDIENCHIAGNASDGVGFDNDFNTVLLMRRCLVTGNGDGVDLESTQGAILASRLVDNRDDGLDYDGDAGVLVHGCAFSDNGDDGIEIRLATRTHALILDSRFNGNGEDGVEIINSPVEGGDYNVLCVQNCTFSANRRFGVGFVAHGAEQHTGEMSRTAVYAAANVFSNAGEASVSANYASVFEAPNAYPRTVAGVVERGAARTSHELPVRVPLLVGIYNLRPTTDGTMGEDAEGVTVLGERVYVADDNAHLIYALDRRTGRVARAIPTSPFPGSTLTAPGPEGLDVVRVNGEDVLLLADDDGKRIYSLSLDDAAQGQVLRRWSTQAIGAVEGMEAIDDRLLLAAGRTKIYQVTAETLAPLGDPVIPRFEGFGDHIAGIGTDETQRRVFATFSAYVGNQNWRNHRSGFLEMDSELQELRGFWHLGPFSNDPRGIAVSDGLVYVADGRSDFTDRDTGEVNRAGMKVFVFLLEDDADALARALPLLPLRREAPK from the coding sequence GTGCGACACCTCTTCGTTCTGGCCATCTCGGGGCTCGCGTGTACGGTATGCCAGGCGGCGATGCGTCGTGTGCCCGACGACTTCAAGACGATCGGCGGGGCCGTGCAGGCCGCGGCGGCGGGCGATACGATACTGGTGGCGCCCGGCACGTATCGAGAGCGGGTAGTGCTGCCGTCGGCGATCCACCTCATCGGCGAAGACGCGGAGACGTGCGTAATCACGGGCGAAGCAGCCGGCGACGGCGCCGTGGTGACGGTGACGGGACATTCCCGCATGGCCGGTCTCACCATTCGAGACGGAGAGACGGGGATACTGCTCCGGGCCGGAGCGTCGCTGGATATCGAGAACTGTCACATCGCAGGCAACGCGTCAGACGGGGTCGGGTTCGATAACGATTTCAATACCGTGCTGCTGATGCGGAGGTGTCTCGTCACTGGTAACGGCGACGGCGTTGACCTCGAATCAACTCAGGGGGCTATCCTCGCCAGCCGATTAGTTGATAACCGCGATGACGGCCTGGACTACGACGGGGACGCGGGCGTGCTCGTCCACGGCTGCGCGTTCTCAGACAACGGCGACGACGGCATCGAGATTCGCCTCGCGACGCGGACGCATGCGCTCATCCTTGACAGCCGGTTCAACGGCAACGGCGAGGACGGCGTCGAGATCATCAACTCTCCGGTCGAGGGCGGCGACTACAACGTGCTCTGCGTCCAGAACTGCACGTTCAGCGCGAACCGCCGCTTCGGCGTGGGGTTCGTCGCGCACGGCGCCGAACAGCACACGGGAGAGATGTCCAGGACCGCCGTCTATGCTGCCGCAAACGTCTTCTCGAACGCCGGCGAGGCGAGTGTGAGCGCCAATTACGCGAGCGTCTTCGAAGCCCCGAACGCATATCCCAGGACCGTCGCGGGTGTGGTGGAACGCGGCGCCGCCCGGACTTCCCACGAGCTGCCGGTGCGCGTGCCGCTCCTGGTCGGGATCTACAACTTGCGGCCGACGACGGACGGCACCATGGGCGAAGACGCGGAGGGCGTGACTGTGCTCGGCGAGCGCGTCTATGTGGCCGATGACAACGCGCATCTGATCTATGCACTTGACCGGCGCACCGGGCGGGTGGCGCGCGCGATCCCGACCAGTCCGTTCCCGGGCAGCACGCTCACCGCGCCGGGACCTGAGGGCCTGGACGTCGTCCGCGTCAACGGCGAAGACGTGCTGCTGCTCGCGGACGACGACGGCAAACGCATCTATTCCCTGTCGCTCGATGATGCGGCGCAGGGGCAGGTCCTGCGGCGCTGGAGTACGCAGGCGATCGGCGCCGTGGAGGGCATGGAGGCGATTGACGACAGGCTGTTGCTGGCGGCGGGGCGCACGAAGATCTATCAGGTGACGGCCGAGACCTTGGCCCCACTTGGTGATCCCGTGATCCCGCGTTTCGAGGGCTTTGGGGATCACATCGCGGGGATCGGGACGGACGAGACGCAGCGCCGCGTGTTCGCGACGTTTTCCGCCTATGTGGGGAACCAGAACTGGCGCAACCATCGCAGCGGATTCCTGGAAATGGATTCCGAGTTGCAGGAGCTTCGAGGCTTCTGGCATCTCGGGCCGTTTTCCAATGACCCGCGGGGGATTGCCGTCTCGGACGGCCTGGTCTACGTCGCCGACGGGCGGAGCGATTTCACGGATCGCGACACCGGCGAGGTGAACCGCGCGGGCATGAAGGTGTTCGTGTTCCTGCTCGAAGATGATGCGGACGCCCTCGCGCGCGCGCTGCCTCTCCTGCCGCTGAGACGAGAGGCTCCGAAATAG